From Curtobacterium sp. MCBA15_012:
GAGCCCGGGGTCCTCGAGGGTCTGCACGCGGCGCAGCTCGTCGACGAGCCGGGCCACGGCCTGCGGCTGCCGCTCCTGCACGTGGTGGCCGCCGGGCAGCTCGACGAACGCGCCGCGGGGCGCCAGGGCCGCGAGCGACGTCGCCCAGTCCCGCCGGGCGATCGGGTCACGGTCGCCGCGGACGACGAGCACGGGCTGCGTCACGGTGGGCAGGGCGTCCTCGAGCCGGTGACGCAGCATCGGGCCGAGCTGCCGGACGTACTGCCGGATGCTGCGGAGGTAGTCGGTCGTCACGACGGCGTTCAGGCGCGGGGTCTCGGCGAGGGTGTCCCGGGCGAGGTCGACCGCCTGGTGCAGCAGGGTCCGTCGAGCGCGGTCGACGACGGGCCCGACGAGGACCACGGCCGTGACGAGACCGGGGTGTCGGCGTGCGGCCTCGACGGCGACCTGCGTGCCCATCGACTGCCCGACCACGACGAGGTCGCCCGCCCCCGCGGTGCGGACCGCGGCCACGACGAGGTCGGCGAGCTCCTCGATCTGCAACCGCCGACCCGCGGGTGGAAGTCCCCCGAACCCGGGCAGGTCGACCGCGACGGTGCGGTGCGTCCGCGCGAGCGCCCGCTGTGTCCGGGCGAAGGACCGGTGCGACATGCCGATGCCGTGCACGAGGACGACCGTCGGGGCCAGCACGTCGCGGAGCCGTCCGGCCGGGGCGAGCGTCCGGAGGCGCACGGGGAGCCCGTCGACCTCGACCGTCTGGACCCGCGCACGCACGACCCGACCGTACCCGGGGGCCGACGCGTCGCCGTCAGGATCGCGGGGACACCCTCGACGTGCGGGGCCGCCGGTCCTATGCTCCGCAACATGCGCAAGGTGACCTCGGGCCTCTTCACGTCGGTGGACGGCGTGGTGCAGGACCCGTACACGTTCCAGTACGACTCGTTCGACGCCGAGCTCGGCACCGCCATGGGCGCGTGGATGGAGCGCACCGAGACGGTCCTGCTCGGCCGGCAGAGCTACCTCGAGTGGTCGGAGTGGTGGCCGTCCCACGACGACGACCCGTTCGGACAGTGGATCAACCCGATCGAGAAGCACGTCGCCTCGACCACGCTCGACGGCGACCTGACCTGGCAGAACGCGCACCTGATCCGCGGCGACGTCGACGACTTCGTCCGCGACCTCAAGGCCGGCGACGGCGGCGACGTCGCGGTGACCGGCAGCGTCACGCTCGTGCGGCACCTGCTCTTCGCGGGCCTGCTCGACGAGCTGCAGCTCATGGTCCACCCGGCCGTCGCCGGTGCGGGGCGCAGGCTGTTCGAGCCGACCGACCCGCCCACGCGGCTGCGCCTGGTGCGCAGCGAGGTGACCAGCAAGGGGAACGTGCTGGCCACCTACGCGCCGTTCGCCGACTGACGGAGGCGGGGCGCGCCTCCAGACCGACCCGGCGCGGAGCGCTCCATCGGCACCGGGACGGGCCGGTGGACGGACAGGGTGCGGAAGCGGCGTACCCTTCTGGGTGGCCGTCGACCGCACCACACTGGAGTTCACCATGTCCGAGGACACCCGCCCGCACGTCGTCATCGTCGGCGGTGGCTTCGCCGGCGTCGCGGCCATGCGCGAGCTCGCCGACGCCGACGTCCGGGTGACCCTGGTCGACCGGCACGTCTACAACATGTTCCAGCCGCTCATGTACCAGGTGGCGACCGGTGGGCTGAACGCCGGCGACGTGACGTACTTCCTCCGCAGCCTCCGCGCGAAGCAGGCGAACGCCGACTTCCGGCACGGGCTGCTCACCGGCATCGACCACGAGAACCGCGTCGCCGAGATGTCCGACGGCGAGCACCTGCACTACGACTGGCTGATCCTGGCCAACGGCGTCAACACGAGCTACTTCGGCACGCCCGGCGCCTACGAGTACGCGTACTCGATGTACTCCCGCTCGCAGGCGCTCCGGATCCGCGACGAGCTGTTCACCCGTCTCGAGCAGGCCGCGGCGAAGCAGGGTCCCGACGAGATCCGCGTGGTGATCGTCGGCGGCGGGGCCACGGGCGTCGAGATGGCCGGCGCCCTCGCGGAGCTGCGTGACCAGGCGCTCGTCGGGGCCTACCCCGAGATCGAGCGCGGCAACATCTCGATCACGCTCGTGCACCGCAGCGGCGAACTCCTCAAGCCGTTCGCGCCGCGCCTGCGTCGGTACGCGGCGAAGATCCTCCGCAAGCGCGGCGTCGAGCTGCGGCTGAACACCGGCGTCGCCGAGGTCAAGCCCGACGGCGTGGTGACGGCGACCGGCGAGTTCATCCCCGCCTCGCAGGTGATCTGGGCGACGGGCGTCGCCGCGCACAAGGAGGTCTCGGGCTGGGGTCTGCCGCAGACGCACGGCGGTCGCATCCAGGTGAACGACGACCTCAGCGTCAAGGGCGTCGAGCGGATCTTCTCGGCCGGTGACATCGCGGCGCAGGACGACGCGCTCGCCCAGCTCGCCCAGCCGGCCCTGCAGGGCGGCAAGCACGCGGCACGGCAGATCGTCCGGCTCATGCAGGGCAAGCCGACCGAGCACCTCAAGTACTTCGACAAGGGCACGATGGCGACGATCGGCACGAACGCCGCGGTCGCGCAGCTGCGCGGCGGCGTCACGATGGTCGGGCCGGTCGCGTGGATCGCGTGGGTCGCGGTGCACATCGCGTCGCTGCTCGGCAACGGCAACCGGCTGTCGACGCTGTCACACTTCTTCGTCCGCTACATGTGGTTCATGCGGAAGCGCTCGATCCCGATCGTCGGCGACGTCCGGCCGGTGCGCCCGAACGGCGACCGCGAGCCGGAGCCGTGGCAGATGCAGAAGGCCGAGTAGCGCCGCACGCGGCGCGGACGGGAGGCGCGGGTCGGGGTCGACCCGCGCCTCCCGTCCGTCACGTGGTGACGCGGGGCTGACGCCGCCGCGTGCACGCGAGCTCGCCGAGCTCGCGAACCTGAAGGTCCACCTGGCCGACGCACTGCGGGCGCACGGGATCACCGAATCGACCGCCACGATCGCCGCGGAGACGGCGTTCGCGCAGTGGATCGCCGACGAGGAGACGCGGGACTTCCGCGCCGTCGTGCAGGAGCGACTGGCGGCCTTCACCGCACTCGTGCACCCCGGTCGTTGAGCGCGCTCTTACCTCGGCGGAGCAGTCTGGTCGTCACCCGGAAGACCGATCCCGCAGGGAGGGACCGTGACGACGAACGCGATCGCGCCCGAGCGCACGAGCACCACCGGCCGCACCCCGGTCGGCACGGTGGTCGGCGCTGCCCGGACCGCACCGCCGCCACCCCTCACGCGCCGGGCCCCGGCGCTCGACGGGCTGCGCACGGTCGCCATCCTGATGGTGATCCTGTACCACCTGCACGTGCCGCGGTTCGACGGCGGGTTCACCGGCGTGACGGTCTTCTTCGTCCTGTCCGGGTTCCTCATCACGACCCTGCTGCTCGGCGAGCACCGGAAGACGGGCCGCATCCGGCTCGGGTCGTTCTGGTGGAAGCGCCTGCTGCGGCTCTACCCGGCGCTGCTCGCCCTGGTCGTGGTCGGCCTGCTCCTGTGGAACTGGGTCGGCGACTACAAGGGTGCGTCCTTCGGCCCCGGTGAGGCGGCCTTCATCGCCCTGACGTACACGGGCAACCTGTTCCGCTCGTTCTGGGACACCACGCAGGGCGTGTTCGCGCACACCTGGAGCCTGTCGATGGAGGAGCAGTTCTACCTCGTGTGGCCGCCGGTGCTCGTGCTGCTGTTCACGCTCCGGGCACGCCGCCGCTGGCTGCTCGCGGGCCTCGGTGCCGTCGTGGTCGGCGGGTCCGTCGCCGCGGGTCTGCTCTACCGCACGCCGAGCGGCAACGCGACGCCCGACGTGTACTTCTCCCCCGTGCTCGGCGTCGTGCCGCTCGCCACCGGCTGCCTGCTCGCGCTCCTGCTCGACGACGAACGGGTCCGGACGTGGGCGTCCGGTGTCGCCGGGCACGTCGCGACCTGGGGCGGGATCGTCCTGCTCGCCGTCGTGACGGCCTCGATCGGCGACGACTGGACCCAGCACGCGTCGACCTTCGGCGTCGTGCTGCCGCTGACCGGCCTGGTGTCGGCGGTGCTCATCGGCGGGCTCGTCTCGGTCCGGTCGCCGCTGTCGTCCGCCCTGGCGTGGACGCCGGTGTCGTGGTTCGGTCGGCGGGTGTCGTACTCGGCGTACCTGTGGCACCCGCTCGTGATCGCCCTGCTCGACCCGTTCGCGATCGGTCCGTGGGGCACCGTGTGGCTCGTCGGCGTCGCGCTGCTCGTGGCCGTCGGTGCCGCGTACGCGGTCGAGGTGCCCGTCGAGAAGGCCCGGAAGCGCGTCCGCGAGGCACGCCGGGCCGTGGCCGCCGACCGCGCCGGACGCGCCAGCGCCACCAGCTGACGCAGCCGCAGGCCGACCCAGCCATCACCTGACGCGGCCGCGGGCCGGCACAGCCATCGGCGGCTGACGCCCCGGACACCCGCCCGTCCGTAGGCTCGGGCCGTGACCACGGAGCAGACCGACGTCCTCGTCGTGGGCGGCGGCCCCGTCGGCCTGTCCGTCGGCGCACTGCTCGCCGCCGAGGGCCTCGACGTCCGGGTCTGGGAACGCCGGGACGCCCCGCCGTCCGGGTCCCGGGCGATCGGCATCCACCCGCCGTCGCTCGACCTGTTCGCGCGCCTCGGGGTCGCCGCACCGGTCGTCGCCGAGGCCGCCCTCGTCCGCCGCGGGATCGCCACGAGCCGCGGACGCACGCTCGGCACCCTGTCGTTCGACCACGTGTCCGCCACGCACCCCTACGTCGCCGCGCTCGACCAGCACCGCACCGAGACGATCCTGCGCGACCGGCTCGCGGCCCTCGCCCCGGGCGCCCTCCGCACCGGCACCGCCGCGACCGCGCTGCACAGCCACCGGGACCACGTCGACGTGCACGGTACGGGACCGGACGGCACCCCGGTCACCGTCCGGGCACGCTTCGTGGTCGGCGCCGACGGGGCCAGGAGCGCGGTGCGCGACCTGCTCGGCGTCGGGACGCACGGCCGCGACTACGGCGACCGGTACGTCATGGGCGACTTCGCCGACCCGGGCGGTACCCCCGCCGACACCGCGGTCGTCGACGTCGGGCCGGCTGGCGTCCTCGAGTCGTTCCCGCTGCCCGGCGGGCGCCGACGTTACGTCGCCCTGGTGCCCCACCACGACGAGGAGGCGACCACGCGCGCCCCGGACGGCGACGCGGCGGAGGCGGGACGGGCCTCCCGGCTGGCCGCCCTCGTGCGCGACCGCACCGGCGTCGCGCCGGACCCCGCGACCAGCTCGATGACGAGCGGGTTCCGGGTGCGGCGACGGACGGCGGACCGCGTCGGCGTCGGCCGCGTCGTGCTCGTCGGCGACGCCGCCCACGAGATCAGCCCGATCGGCGGGCAGGGCATGAACCTCGGGTGGCTGGACGCCGCGGCGCTCGCGCCGGTCCTGGCCGGGGCGGTGCGCTCCGGGAGCTCCGGGCCGTGGCCCCGGTACGCGGCGACGCGGCAGGCCGCGGCCGCGCGCGCGGCGCGGCAGGCGGAGGCGAACATGGCGGTGGGTCGGCCGGCCCGGGGGCTCGCGCTCGTCGGCCGGGAGGCGCTGCTCCGGTCCGCCCTGCGGCTCCCGACCGGCGGGCTGCTGGCCTCGGTCTACGCGATGCGGTGGGCCTGACGGGTCGCGTCCGCGCGCGGCCGGACGGCCCGCTCGGGACGGGCGCGACCCGTCGCCGTCGCTGTCGCCGTCGCTGTCGCCGTCGCCGGTCGTGCGGGTCGGGAGCCGATCGCTCCGTGCGGGGCCGGGCAGGGCTCCCCGGTCAGGCGACGAGCCGGGCGCCCGCGACGCCGAGCTCGACCACCAGGACGAGCGAGGACGCGATGACCAGCCGGAACAGCGCTCGGGTCGGACGTCCGGCGAACACGAGTCGGACGCCCACTGCGGCCAGGACGACGACCACCACGGCGCCGACGACCGCGAGCACGGCACCGACACCGCGCGCCGGTGCATCCCCGAGGAGCTGTCCGCCGAGCACGAGCACGGCCGCGACCACGAGCGCGCCGAACGCGAGGGTCCCCGCACCGCGGAGCCCGAGCCGGTGCGGGAAGCCGCGCACCCCGGTCGCCGCGTCGTCGAGCAGGTCGGGCAGGACGTTCGTGCAGTGGATCGCGACGCCGAACACCGCACCCGTCGCGACCGCCCACCACGCCGGCCACGCGCCACCGCCCGCGGCGACCGCGACCACCGGCAGGAGCCCGAACGCGACCACGAACGGCACGACGGACCACGCCGTCCGCTTCAGGCCGGCGTCGTACGCCCACCCCGCGGCGACGAGCACGACGTGCGCGACGGCGGCGACCGGGCCGAGGAACGCGCTGAGGACGACCGCGACGGCCGCCGTGGCGAACGCCGTCGTGCGGACGGTCGCGACGGGGACGAGACCGCGGGCCACCGGCTTGTCGCTCCGACCCACCGCGCGGTCGCGATCGGCATCGATCCAGTCGTTCGCGAGGCCGATCGACAGCTGCCCGGCGACGACGGCGAGCGCGACGAGGACGACGAGCCACACCGGGTCCCCCACGGCCCCGGCGACCACCGCGGCGAGGACGGTCACGGTGACGGTCGGGCCGGGGTGCGAGGACGCGACGAGCAGCCTCGCGGTGGTCAGGGGGGCGGGTCGGCTCACCGCGCCCAGCGTAGAGCGGGGCGGCTGACCGGGTCCGCCGGCACGCGCCCCGCCGGGTGTCGACGGGGCGCGTGCCGGGACCGTCCTCGCGGGGTCAGGCCGCGGGGATGAGGCCGTTCGGGTTCAGCACGTACTTCGTCGCCGCGCCCTTGTCGAACTCCTCGTAGCCGCGCGGGGCCTCGTCGAGGCCGATCGCCTTCGCGTTGACGTTCTTCGCGATGCTCGTGCGGTCGTGCAGGATCGCCATCATGAGCTGCCGGTTGTACTTCATGACCGGGCACTGCCCCGTCGTGAAGGACAGCGACTTCGCCCAGCCGGTGCCGAGGCTGAGCGACAGGGCGCCCTTCTTCGCGGCCTCGTCGACGCCGCCCGGGTCACCGGTGACGTAGAGCCCGGGGATGCCGAGGGCACCACCAGCGGCCGTGACGTCCATGAGCGAGTTGAGGACGGTCGCGGGGGCTTCCTCCCCCGATCCCGAGCCGTGGCCCTTCGCCTCGAAGCCGACGGCGTCGATGCCGCAGTCGACGAGCGGTTCGCCGAGGATCTGGTCGATCTGGTCGGCGGGGTCGCCCTTCGTCAGGTCGACGGTCTCGCAGCCGAACGTCCTCGCCTGGGCGAGGCGGTCGGCGTTCATGTCCCCCACGATCACGACGCTCGCGCCGAGCAGCAGGGCGCCGGTCGCAGCCGCGAGCCCGACCGGTCCGGCACCGGCGACGTAGACCGTCGAGCCGACCTCGACGCCCGCCGTGACGGCGCCGTGGAACCCGGTCGGGAAGATGTCGGACAGCATCGCGAGGTCGAGGACCTTCTCGAGCGCCTGGTCGCGGTCCGGGAACTTCAGCAGGTTCCAGTCGGCGTAGGGCACGAGGACGTACTCGGCCTGCCCGCCGACCCACCCGCCCATGTCGACGTAGCCGTAGGCACTGCCCGGGCGGTCGGGGTTGACGTTGAGGCAGATGCCGGTCTTGCGCTCCTTGCAGTTCCGGCAGCGCCCGCAGGCGATGTTGAACGGCACGGAGACGATGTCGCCGACCTTGATGAACTCGACGTCGGACCCGACCTCGACCACCTCGCCGGTGATCTCGTGCCCGAGGACGAGGTCGCTCGGGGCGGTCGTCCGGCCGCGGACCATGTGCTGGTCGCTGCCGCAGATGTTCGTCGCCACCGTGCGCAGGATCGCACCGTGGTTCACCTTGCGTCCGACGTTCGCGGGGTTGACCCCGGGTCCGTCCTTGAGTTCGAACGTCGGGTAGTCGGTCTCGATGACCTCGACCTTCCCCGGCCCCTTGTACGCGACTGCGTGGTTGCTCGCCATGTGATCCTCC
This genomic window contains:
- a CDS encoding UbiA family prenyltransferase, whose amino-acid sequence is MSRPAPLTTARLLVASSHPGPTVTVTVLAAVVAGAVGDPVWLVVLVALAVVAGQLSIGLANDWIDADRDRAVGRSDKPVARGLVPVATVRTTAFATAAVAVVLSAFLGPVAAVAHVVLVAAGWAYDAGLKRTAWSVVPFVVAFGLLPVVAVAAGGGAWPAWWAVATGAVFGVAIHCTNVLPDLLDDAATGVRGFPHRLGLRGAGTLAFGALVVAAVLVLGGQLLGDAPARGVGAVLAVVGAVVVVVLAAVGVRLVFAGRPTRALFRLVIASSLVLVVELGVAGARLVA
- a CDS encoding acyltransferase, producing the protein MTTNAIAPERTSTTGRTPVGTVVGAARTAPPPPLTRRAPALDGLRTVAILMVILYHLHVPRFDGGFTGVTVFFVLSGFLITTLLLGEHRKTGRIRLGSFWWKRLLRLYPALLALVVVGLLLWNWVGDYKGASFGPGEAAFIALTYTGNLFRSFWDTTQGVFAHTWSLSMEEQFYLVWPPVLVLLFTLRARRRWLLAGLGAVVVGGSVAAGLLYRTPSGNATPDVYFSPVLGVVPLATGCLLALLLDDERVRTWASGVAGHVATWGGIVLLAVVTASIGDDWTQHASTFGVVLPLTGLVSAVLIGGLVSVRSPLSSALAWTPVSWFGRRVSYSAYLWHPLVIALLDPFAIGPWGTVWLVGVALLVAVGAAYAVEVPVEKARKRVREARRAVAADRAGRASATS
- a CDS encoding dihydrofolate reductase family protein, producing the protein MRKVTSGLFTSVDGVVQDPYTFQYDSFDAELGTAMGAWMERTETVLLGRQSYLEWSEWWPSHDDDPFGQWINPIEKHVASTTLDGDLTWQNAHLIRGDVDDFVRDLKAGDGGDVAVTGSVTLVRHLLFAGLLDELQLMVHPAVAGAGRRLFEPTDPPTRLRLVRSEVTSKGNVLATYAPFAD
- a CDS encoding alpha/beta fold hydrolase, with the translated sequence MRARVQTVEVDGLPVRLRTLAPAGRLRDVLAPTVVLVHGIGMSHRSFARTQRALARTHRTVAVDLPGFGGLPPAGRRLQIEELADLVVAAVRTAGAGDLVVVGQSMGTQVAVEAARRHPGLVTAVVLVGPVVDRARRTLLHQAVDLARDTLAETPRLNAVVTTDYLRSIRQYVRQLGPMLRHRLEDALPTVTQPVLVVRGDRDPIARRDWATSLAALAPRGAFVELPGGHHVQERQPQAVARLVDELRRVQTLEDPGLAGSAGRADPAGPAGTAGRAEPAPEGDDRGPASEGDDRGAGAAP
- a CDS encoding NAD(P)/FAD-dependent oxidoreductase → MAVDRTTLEFTMSEDTRPHVVIVGGGFAGVAAMRELADADVRVTLVDRHVYNMFQPLMYQVATGGLNAGDVTYFLRSLRAKQANADFRHGLLTGIDHENRVAEMSDGEHLHYDWLILANGVNTSYFGTPGAYEYAYSMYSRSQALRIRDELFTRLEQAAAKQGPDEIRVVIVGGGATGVEMAGALAELRDQALVGAYPEIERGNISITLVHRSGELLKPFAPRLRRYAAKILRKRGVELRLNTGVAEVKPDGVVTATGEFIPASQVIWATGVAAHKEVSGWGLPQTHGGRIQVNDDLSVKGVERIFSAGDIAAQDDALAQLAQPALQGGKHAARQIVRLMQGKPTEHLKYFDKGTMATIGTNAAVAQLRGGVTMVGPVAWIAWVAVHIASLLGNGNRLSTLSHFFVRYMWFMRKRSIPIVGDVRPVRPNGDREPEPWQMQKAE
- the fdhA gene encoding formaldehyde dehydrogenase, glutathione-independent → MASNHAVAYKGPGKVEVIETDYPTFELKDGPGVNPANVGRKVNHGAILRTVATNICGSDQHMVRGRTTAPSDLVLGHEITGEVVEVGSDVEFIKVGDIVSVPFNIACGRCRNCKERKTGICLNVNPDRPGSAYGYVDMGGWVGGQAEYVLVPYADWNLLKFPDRDQALEKVLDLAMLSDIFPTGFHGAVTAGVEVGSTVYVAGAGPVGLAAATGALLLGASVVIVGDMNADRLAQARTFGCETVDLTKGDPADQIDQILGEPLVDCGIDAVGFEAKGHGSGSGEEAPATVLNSLMDVTAAGGALGIPGLYVTGDPGGVDEAAKKGALSLSLGTGWAKSLSFTTGQCPVMKYNRQLMMAILHDRTSIAKNVNAKAIGLDEAPRGYEEFDKGAATKYVLNPNGLIPAA
- a CDS encoding NAD(P)/FAD-dependent oxidoreductase codes for the protein MTTEQTDVLVVGGGPVGLSVGALLAAEGLDVRVWERRDAPPSGSRAIGIHPPSLDLFARLGVAAPVVAEAALVRRGIATSRGRTLGTLSFDHVSATHPYVAALDQHRTETILRDRLAALAPGALRTGTAATALHSHRDHVDVHGTGPDGTPVTVRARFVVGADGARSAVRDLLGVGTHGRDYGDRYVMGDFADPGGTPADTAVVDVGPAGVLESFPLPGGRRRYVALVPHHDEEATTRAPDGDAAEAGRASRLAALVRDRTGVAPDPATSSMTSGFRVRRRTADRVGVGRVVLVGDAAHEISPIGGQGMNLGWLDAAALAPVLAGAVRSGSSGPWPRYAATRQAAAARAARQAEANMAVGRPARGLALVGREALLRSALRLPTGGLLASVYAMRWA